TATAAAGGCGCTCTCTGCAGATTGTTATTTTGTCCTTGGTCGTTGGGCACTTGTTCGTAATCAAGGAAATGTTGGAGGGACTTTTACGTTGTTGTTCAAAAAAATAAATGGAAGGTGGCTGATCACAACAGACCATACCAGTTGATCATGAGCCCAGGGTCCGAGTTGCGAAAAAAATTAAAGTGCTAAGTCAAGTAAAACCGGACAATGGTCTGAATGGATAGCTTCTGGCAGGATGGCCGCATTTTGAATATTTTTTTCCAGGGCTTTGCTGACCAAGTTATAATCAATACGCCACCCAAGATTTTTGGCACGTGCATTTGCCCGGTAACTCCACCAGGTATATTGATGGGGTTCTGGGCGAAGATATCTAAACGTATCAATATATCCGCTATCTATAAATCGATCCATCCACGCACGTTCTTCTGGTAAGAATCCCGAACTTTTTGCGTTTGCTTTAGGATTGTGTATGTCTATCGCTTTATGGCAGATATTATAATCTCCCGAAATCACAAGTTTAGGATATTCGGTGACTAATTTATCCGTGTAGGCTTGAAAATCATCAAGGAATCTATATTTAAAGTCCTGCCGAAGATCGCCACTCGATCCAGAAGGGAAATAAGCACTAATAACAGATAACTGATCAAAATCCGCACGGATAAGTCTGCCTTCACAGTCGTAATCTGCTATTCCACAGCCATATACTATATTGTTGGGCTTTATCCTCGTTAAGATAGCTGTGCCACTATAGCCTTTCTTTTCTGCGGGGAACCAATAATGTTCATATCCCATGGCTTCAATTAATAAAAGATCAATAAGCTGATCGGGAGAGGCCTTTATTTCCTGTAAACAAACGATGTCTGCATCAGTGGTTTTAAGCCAACCTATCCAATCTTTACGCATGGCTGCCCGTATCCCGTTTACGTTATAAGTGATGATCCTCATCTCCAGGTATTGGTTTTTTCGCAATTACTGAACAAATAGGTCCAAAAAACGTCTAAAAATGTTAGGCTTATAGTCTTCCCCTCTCAATTCGGCTTCCAGTTTTCGTACTTCTATGGGCTTAAGTAAGGAGAACTCCATCTTCTGATTTTGCAAAGGTCTGTCGTTGCTATCCGTAGGTAGCGAGGCAATACTGTCAATCAACTCCAGGCCTTTAACTGTTTCGCCAAAAACGGTATAATTTTGATCCAGGAAAGGGGTTCCGCCGAGTGTTTGATAAATTTCTCTTTGATATTGTGGGAACTTCCTGCCATCCATCTTCAGTGTTTCCATTCGATCAAGGTCCTTTGAAGTATATCGTTTTCCTTGTACCAAATAAAACTGCGTGGCACTTGATTCTTTTTCCAGATTGTTATCTCTCGCAGCTGCCAGCACGCCCTTTTTGTGAAACAAGCTGTCATTAAATTCAGCCGG
This Olivibacter sp. SDN3 DNA region includes the following protein-coding sequences:
- a CDS encoding exodeoxyribonuclease III, which translates into the protein MRIITYNVNGIRAAMRKDWIGWLKTTDADIVCLQEIKASPDQLIDLLLIEAMGYEHYWFPAEKKGYSGTAILTRIKPNNIVYGCGIADYDCEGRLIRADFDQLSVISAYFPSGSSGDLRQDFKYRFLDDFQAYTDKLVTEYPKLVISGDYNICHKAIDIHNPKANAKSSGFLPEERAWMDRFIDSGYIDTFRYLRPEPHQYTWWSYRANARAKNLGWRIDYNLVSKALEKNIQNAAILPEAIHSDHCPVLLDLAL
- a CDS encoding peptidylprolyl isomerase; protein product: MKKIILFTALLLISLVIYAAKPKQHYIRLLVNGNECIIRLYEETPKHRDNFLNLVKEGFYNGTLFHRVIKDFMIQGGDPESKDAAPGVLLGEGDLDYRIPAEFNDSLFHKKGVLAAARDNNLEKESSATQFYLVQGKRYTSKDLDRMETLKMDGRKFPQYQREIYQTLGGTPFLDQNYTVFGETVKGLELIDSIASLPTDSNDRPLQNQKMEFSLLKPIEVRKLEAELRGEDYKPNIFRRFLDLFVQ